A single Dechloromonas denitrificans DNA region contains:
- a CDS encoding TrkH family potassium uptake protein codes for MTRFAPVYRALGMIIMLFGLTMLAPLITSYVTNDGAQSAYDEAFALTMLCGAFLWYRYRRCKRELNIRDGFLMVVLVWSVLPAFAAIPLMLHLGISHTDAYFETVSGLTTTGSTVLSNIDSLPMSINLWRHQLVWVGGMGLIVLAIAVLPLLGIGGRQMFKAETPGPMKDAKLTPRIAETAKGLWLVYFGVSLACILGFRWAGMSWFDAVCHAFSTMGLGGFSTHDASFGYFDSPAIEFVAIVFMLIAGMNFGTLFLAVSGRSLRPYLRDPEAGWFLGVTLLSILVVAIYIWKDGAYADLNVAVRHVAFNLVSIATTTGYASVDFAQWPIFATLWMLFLSSFVTSAGSTGGGIKMMRALLLYKQVYRELLRAMHPNAVYNVRIGGQVAQQPVLFAVLAFAFMYMVSIVSLTLVLTFTGLDIISAFTAIVASVNNTGPGLGVVGPSTTYEVLEDFQTWVCIFAMLLGRLEIFTLLVVLTPAFWRK; via the coding sequence ACCATGCTGTGCGGCGCCTTCCTCTGGTATCGCTATCGCCGCTGCAAGCGCGAATTGAACATCCGCGACGGATTCCTGATGGTCGTGCTGGTCTGGTCGGTCCTGCCGGCTTTTGCGGCGATTCCGTTGATGCTTCATCTTGGCATCAGCCATACCGATGCCTATTTTGAAACGGTATCGGGGCTGACCACCACCGGTTCGACAGTGCTGAGCAACATTGACTCGCTGCCGATGTCGATCAACCTTTGGCGTCACCAACTGGTCTGGGTGGGCGGCATGGGGCTGATCGTGCTGGCCATCGCCGTCCTCCCGCTGCTCGGCATCGGCGGCCGCCAGATGTTCAAGGCGGAAACGCCGGGGCCGATGAAGGACGCCAAGTTGACGCCGCGTATCGCCGAAACGGCCAAGGGATTGTGGCTGGTCTATTTCGGCGTCTCGCTGGCCTGTATCCTCGGCTTTCGCTGGGCCGGCATGAGCTGGTTCGATGCCGTCTGCCACGCCTTTTCGACGATGGGACTGGGTGGTTTCTCGACCCACGACGCCAGCTTCGGCTATTTTGATTCGCCGGCCATCGAGTTCGTGGCGATCGTTTTTATGCTGATTGCCGGAATGAACTTCGGGACGCTTTTCCTCGCCGTTAGCGGGCGCTCACTTCGTCCCTATCTCCGGGATCCTGAAGCCGGATGGTTCCTTGGCGTGACCTTGCTCAGCATTCTCGTGGTCGCCATCTACATCTGGAAGGATGGGGCCTATGCCGATCTGAACGTCGCCGTTCGCCATGTCGCTTTCAACCTGGTCTCGATTGCCACGACCACCGGTTACGCCAGTGTCGATTTCGCTCAGTGGCCGATCTTTGCCACGCTGTGGATGCTGTTCCTGTCCAGTTTCGTCACCAGCGCCGGATCGACCGGCGGCGGGATCAAGATGATGCGGGCCTTGCTGCTCTACAAGCAGGTCTACCGGGAGCTGCTCCGTGCCATGCACCCGAATGCCGTTTATAACGTGCGCATCGGCGGTCAGGTGGCGCAGCAACCCGTTCTGTTCGCGGTTCTCGCCTTCGCTTTCATGTACATGGTCAGCATTGTTTCGCTCACCCTGGTCCTTACTTTTACCGGGCTGGACATCATTTCCGCGTTCACGGCGATTGTCGCCAGCGTCAACAACACCGGCCCGGGCCTCGGGGTGGTTGGCCCATCGACGACCTACGAGGTGTTGGAAGACTTCCAGACCTGGGTCTGCATCTTCGCCATGCTGCTCGGCCGGCTGGAAATCTTCACGCTGCTCGTCGTACTGACCCCCGCCTTCTGGCGTAAGTGA
- the hemE gene encoding uroporphyrinogen decarboxylase yields the protein MSRPKNDTFLRALLKEPTEYTPLWLMRQAGRYLPEYCETRKRAGNFLNLCKSPDMACEVTLQPLARYNLDAAILFSDILTVPDAMGLGLYFAEGEGPKFERPLREEWAINDLTAPDPNDHLRYVMDAVVEIRRALDNSVPLIGFSGSPYTLACYMVEGQGSSDFRHIKGMLYKRPDLLHRILSVTTDSVISYLNAQIDSGAQAVMIFDTWGGSLSAAAYEEFSLQYMRRIVAGLKKEKDGERVPSIVFTKNGGLWLEKIADIGCDAVGLDWTIDIGEARRRVGDKVTLQGNLDPNVLFATPEIVAAEARKVLDSFGPGNTGHVFNLGHGISQFTPPDSVNALVEAVHSHSRLLRK from the coding sequence GTGAGCCGACCCAAGAACGATACCTTCCTGCGCGCCCTTCTCAAAGAGCCGACCGAATACACGCCGCTCTGGCTGATGCGTCAGGCCGGCCGTTATCTGCCGGAATACTGCGAAACGCGCAAACGCGCCGGCAATTTCCTGAATCTGTGCAAGTCGCCGGACATGGCTTGCGAAGTGACGCTGCAGCCGCTGGCCCGTTATAACCTCGACGCCGCGATCCTCTTCTCCGACATCCTGACGGTGCCGGATGCGATGGGTCTCGGTCTTTATTTCGCCGAAGGCGAGGGGCCGAAGTTCGAGCGCCCGCTGCGCGAAGAATGGGCGATCAACGACCTCACCGCGCCCGATCCCAACGACCATCTGCGCTACGTGATGGACGCCGTGGTCGAAATCCGTCGCGCCCTGGACAACTCGGTGCCGCTGATCGGCTTCTCCGGCAGCCCCTACACGCTCGCCTGCTATATGGTCGAGGGCCAGGGCTCGAGCGATTTCCGCCACATCAAGGGCATGCTCTACAAGCGCCCGGACCTGCTGCACCGCATTCTGTCGGTGACCACCGACTCGGTGATTTCCTACCTGAACGCCCAGATCGACAGCGGCGCCCAGGCGGTGATGATCTTCGACACCTGGGGTGGTTCGCTGTCGGCGGCGGCCTACGAGGAATTCTCGCTGCAATACATGCGGCGCATCGTCGCCGGCCTGAAAAAGGAAAAGGACGGCGAGCGCGTGCCGAGCATCGTGTTCACCAAGAACGGCGGTCTGTGGCTGGAAAAGATCGCCGACATCGGTTGCGATGCAGTGGGTCTGGACTGGACCATCGATATCGGCGAAGCCCGCCGACGGGTTGGCGACAAGGTGACGCTGCAAGGCAATCTCGACCCGAACGTGTTGTTCGCCACGCCGGAAATCGTCGCCGCCGAAGCGCGCAAGGTGCTCGACAGCTTTGGGCCGGGGAATACCGGGCATGTCTTCAACCTCGGCCACGGTATTTCGCAATTCACGCCGCCGGATAGCGTCAATGCCCTGGTCGAAGCGGTCCATAGCCACAGTCGTTTATTACGAAAGTAA
- a CDS encoding primosomal protein N' yields MPVLRVALDLPLHRLFDYLAPEASTADFGFRVRVPFGRSEKIGVIVEVADDSDWPLDQLKVAGEILRDLPALPRDFFALCDFASTYYQAPFGEVVLQALPVGLKRVVPPTRRQARASRPTQPIARPALTAEQALAVAAVDPAAGFSAHLLYGITGSGKTEVYLRLIERALAEGRQVLLLVPEINLTPQLEGRVRARFPETGVVSLHSELAEAARERNWRAAFAGEASIVLGTRLSIFTPMPNLGLIVIDEEHDPSFKQQDGMRYSARDIGVFRAHQLGIPILLGSATPALESWANAQSGRYGLIKLRERANPEATLPSVKMLDTRRMVLKEGVSEPLIAAIAARLERGEQSLIFLNRRGYAPVLACTACGWISRCTRCAANMVLHLADKRLRCHHCGFEHRVPKACPTCGNQDIHPFGRGTQRLEGWVQEQFPAARVIRVDRDSVKSRKQWEVMLERIHGGDADILVGTQMLAKGHDFPKLTLVGVLGADSALFSADWRAPERLFAQLMQVAGRAGRAELKGEVLVQTEYPTHPLYSALVAHDYPGFAASMLKEREQAGFPPYAFQAMLRAEAPAMADSIAFLKAAAALPVIPEHDNVMIYDPVPMKLARLASLERGQLLAESASRPALQAFLPRWREAIEGLKAPSKLRWHIEVDPLEF; encoded by the coding sequence ATGCCTGTCTTACGCGTCGCTCTCGATTTGCCGCTGCACCGCCTCTTCGATTACCTTGCCCCGGAGGCGTCGACCGCCGACTTCGGTTTTCGCGTTCGCGTGCCGTTCGGGCGCTCGGAAAAAATCGGCGTCATCGTCGAGGTCGCCGATGACAGCGACTGGCCGCTCGATCAGCTGAAAGTCGCCGGCGAAATTCTGCGCGATCTGCCGGCCCTGCCGCGCGATTTCTTCGCGCTTTGCGATTTTGCCAGCACCTATTACCAGGCGCCGTTCGGCGAAGTCGTGCTGCAGGCCTTGCCGGTCGGTCTGAAGCGGGTCGTGCCGCCGACCCGGCGCCAGGCGCGGGCCAGCCGCCCAACGCAACCGATCGCCCGGCCGGCGCTGACCGCCGAGCAGGCGCTCGCCGTTGCGGCCGTCGATCCGGCCGCCGGCTTCTCGGCCCACCTGCTCTACGGCATCACCGGCAGCGGCAAGACCGAGGTTTATCTGCGCCTGATCGAGCGGGCGCTGGCCGAAGGCCGACAGGTTCTGCTGCTGGTCCCTGAAATCAATCTGACGCCCCAGCTCGAAGGGCGGGTCCGGGCGCGCTTTCCGGAAACCGGCGTCGTCTCGCTGCACAGCGAACTCGCCGAGGCTGCGCGCGAGCGCAACTGGCGGGCGGCCTTTGCCGGCGAGGCGAGCATCGTGCTCGGGACCCGGCTGTCGATCTTCACGCCGATGCCCAATCTCGGGCTGATCGTCATCGACGAGGAGCACGATCCCTCCTTCAAGCAGCAGGATGGCATGCGCTATTCGGCGCGCGATATCGGCGTCTTTCGCGCTCACCAATTGGGCATTCCGATCCTGCTCGGTTCGGCGACGCCGGCGCTGGAATCCTGGGCCAATGCGCAGAGTGGGCGCTATGGCTTGATCAAGCTGCGCGAACGGGCCAATCCCGAAGCCACCTTGCCGAGCGTGAAAATGCTCGACACGCGCCGTATGGTGCTCAAGGAAGGCGTCAGCGAGCCGCTGATTGCCGCCATCGCGGCCCGGCTGGAGCGCGGCGAGCAGAGCCTGATCTTCCTCAATCGGCGCGGCTATGCACCGGTGCTGGCGTGCACCGCTTGTGGCTGGATCTCGCGTTGTACCCGTTGTGCGGCCAACATGGTGCTGCATCTGGCCGATAAGCGTTTGCGCTGTCACCATTGCGGTTTCGAGCATCGCGTCCCAAAGGCCTGTCCGACCTGCGGCAACCAGGATATCCATCCGTTCGGGCGCGGCACCCAGCGCCTCGAAGGCTGGGTCCAGGAACAATTCCCGGCGGCCCGGGTGATCCGCGTCGACCGCGATTCGGTGAAGAGCCGCAAGCAATGGGAGGTGATGCTCGAGCGCATCCATGGCGGCGACGCCGATATTCTGGTCGGTACGCAGATGCTGGCCAAAGGCCACGATTTCCCCAAGCTGACGCTGGTCGGCGTGCTGGGCGCCGATTCGGCATTGTTTTCCGCCGACTGGCGCGCTCCGGAACGGCTTTTTGCCCAGCTGATGCAGGTGGCCGGGCGGGCCGGGCGGGCCGAACTGAAAGGCGAGGTGCTGGTCCAGACCGAGTATCCGACTCATCCGCTGTATTCGGCGCTGGTCGCCCACGACTACCCGGGCTTTGCCGCGAGCATGCTCAAGGAGCGCGAGCAGGCGGGGTTTCCGCCCTATGCCTTCCAAGCCATGTTGCGCGCCGAGGCGCCGGCGATGGCCGATTCCATCGCCTTCCTGAAAGCCGCGGCCGCCTTGCCGGTCATTCCGGAACACGACAACGTGATGATCTACGATCCGGTGCCGATGAAGCTCGCCCGTCTGGCCAGCCTGGAACGCGGCCAGTTGCTCGCCGAATCCGCCTCCCGCCCGGCCCTGCAAGCCTTTCTGCCGCGCTGGCGGGAAGCCATCGAAGGCCTCAAGGCGCCGTCGAAGCTGCGCTGGCATATCGAAGTCGATCCGCTGGAGTTCTGA
- a CDS encoding MFS transporter: MIYPATRGLWLRLFLPFAAGYFLSYLYRTANAVIGPVLAHELSLGDNALGLLTSTYFLAFGAAQLPLGMLLDRFGPRRVEAALLVIAASGAAVFALSDALGGLALGRALIGLGVSACLMASFKAFAQWFPPERQASLTGWIMAAGGLGALAAAKPLELALGFASWRTIALGLAAATLAVAAIIWFVAPDKESEEKGTGIFAQLAGVKAIYSSRHFWRYAPMGFWFTGGFMAVQGLWASRWMAVLEGMDGAAIALRLTWMSGAMLAGFLFMGFFATALVHRGIKLEKIYLGAMLVAVGLLSLICTLPNFAGGLLWPLLGICFSLSNVSYSLVAQAFPPALSGRANTALNLLVFAGAFGLQWGIGGLVGALQAAGWTSDAAFRAAFVTLLGGQLLALGWMFLSRRRG, from the coding sequence GTGATTTACCCCGCTACCCGAGGCCTGTGGCTCAGGCTTTTTCTGCCGTTTGCCGCCGGTTACTTTCTCTCCTACCTCTACCGCACCGCCAATGCCGTCATCGGCCCGGTACTGGCTCATGAACTGAGCCTCGGCGACAACGCGCTGGGGCTGCTGACCAGTACCTACTTCCTCGCCTTTGGCGCCGCGCAGTTGCCACTCGGCATGCTGCTCGACCGCTTTGGCCCACGCCGGGTGGAAGCCGCGTTGCTGGTGATCGCCGCCAGCGGCGCCGCCGTTTTCGCGCTGTCCGATGCGCTGGGCGGCCTGGCGCTCGGTCGGGCGCTCATCGGCCTCGGGGTTTCCGCCTGCCTGATGGCCTCATTCAAGGCTTTTGCCCAGTGGTTCCCGCCCGAACGGCAGGCTTCGCTAACCGGCTGGATCATGGCTGCCGGCGGTCTGGGCGCGCTGGCCGCAGCGAAACCGCTGGAACTGGCGCTCGGCTTCGCCAGCTGGCGCACAATCGCTCTCGGGCTGGCCGCTGCCACGCTGGCCGTTGCGGCGATTATCTGGTTCGTCGCACCGGACAAGGAAAGCGAAGAAAAAGGCACGGGCATCTTCGCTCAGCTGGCTGGCGTCAAAGCAATCTATTCGAGCCGTCACTTCTGGCGCTACGCCCCGATGGGCTTCTGGTTTACCGGCGGCTTCATGGCCGTGCAAGGGCTCTGGGCTTCACGCTGGATGGCGGTGCTCGAAGGCATGGATGGCGCGGCGATCGCCCTTCGCCTGACCTGGATGAGCGGTGCGATGCTGGCCGGCTTCCTGTTCATGGGTTTTTTCGCCACCGCGCTGGTACACCGCGGCATCAAGCTCGAAAAGATCTATCTCGGCGCCATGCTCGTTGCCGTTGGCCTGCTCAGCCTGATCTGCACGCTGCCGAACTTTGCCGGCGGCCTGTTATGGCCTTTGCTTGGCATCTGCTTTTCGTTGTCCAACGTCTCTTATTCGCTGGTCGCCCAGGCTTTTCCGCCAGCCCTTTCCGGGCGCGCCAATACGGCGCTCAACCTGCTCGTCTTTGCCGGCGCCTTCGGCCTGCAATGGGGCATCGGCGGGTTGGTCGGCGCCTTGCAGGCCGCCGGCTGGACGAGCGACGCGGCTTTCCGCGCCGCTTTCGTCACGCTGTTAGGCGGCCAGTTGCTCGCCCTCGGCTGGATGTTTCTCTCCCGCCGGCGGGGCTGA
- a CDS encoding MOSC domain-containing protein, with translation MAKISLFVGGIRPLPESGRPTGIYKQPVTAPLDLGREGFVGDQQADRRVHGGPEKAVHLYPASHYPRLAARFPDAAAHLVPGSLGENISVADLDENDVRIGDIWQLGSARLQVCQPRNPCWKIDERFATDGMAAFIAEHRLTGWYWRVLQAGRVAPDDQLQLAEPATTAPTLAEAMQLWQSHRPPLADLERLATTPGIAEHWRQKIEQRARWLRDNSGSAPPPTTFHVKPEQA, from the coding sequence ATGGCAAAAATTTCATTATTCGTCGGCGGCATCCGGCCGCTCCCTGAATCCGGTCGGCCGACCGGTATTTACAAACAGCCGGTAACGGCACCGCTCGATCTCGGTCGCGAAGGCTTCGTCGGCGACCAGCAGGCCGACCGCCGGGTGCATGGCGGTCCGGAAAAGGCGGTCCATCTCTATCCGGCCAGCCACTACCCGCGCCTTGCCGCACGCTTTCCCGACGCGGCGGCACACCTCGTGCCCGGCAGCCTGGGCGAAAACATCTCGGTCGCCGATCTCGACGAAAACGATGTCCGGATTGGCGACATCTGGCAACTGGGCAGCGCCCGTCTGCAGGTCTGTCAGCCGCGCAACCCGTGCTGGAAAATCGACGAGCGTTTTGCCACCGACGGCATGGCCGCCTTCATTGCCGAACATCGACTGACCGGCTGGTACTGGCGGGTGCTGCAAGCCGGCCGGGTGGCGCCGGACGACCAACTGCAACTGGCTGAACCGGCGACGACCGCCCCGACGCTGGCCGAAGCAATGCAACTCTGGCAGTCGCATCGCCCGCCCCTGGCCGACCTCGAACGACTGGCGACAACCCCCGGCATCGCCGAACATTGGCGGCAAAAAATTGAACAGCGGGCCCGCTGGCTTCGCGACAATTCGGGCAGCGCCCCGCCTCCGACGACGTTCCACGTGAAACCGGAGCAAGCGTGA
- a CDS encoding ROK family protein, with protein MRLGVDLGGTKIEIIALADDGRELLRQRIATPQGDYRATLRAVAGLVENVERETGQHGTLGIGIPGAESLVTGLIKNANSTCLIGQPLRHDLQTLLQREIRLANDANCFALSEAVDGSGRDAATVFGIILGTGVGGGIVIERRVLTGANAIAGEWGHNPLPLPATDDLPLPPCYCGRAGCIETYLSGPALAADHFRHTGQQLDTACIEARATAGDTACEATLRRYEDRLGRALAGVINILDPAVIVLGGGLSNISRLYRNLPACCAPHVFSDVLCTKIRPPTHGDSSGVRGAAWLWD; from the coding sequence TTGCGTCTCGGGGTTGACCTTGGCGGCACGAAGATCGAGATCATTGCGTTGGCGGACGATGGTCGCGAATTGCTGCGCCAGCGTATTGCGACACCACAGGGCGATTACCGGGCGACGCTGCGGGCGGTTGCCGGACTGGTGGAAAATGTCGAGCGCGAAACAGGTCAGCACGGCACGCTCGGCATCGGCATTCCCGGCGCCGAATCGCTGGTCACCGGCCTGATCAAGAACGCCAATTCGACCTGCCTGATCGGCCAGCCGTTGCGACACGATCTGCAGACATTGTTGCAGCGCGAGATCCGACTGGCCAACGATGCCAACTGCTTTGCCCTGTCGGAAGCCGTCGATGGCAGCGGGCGGGACGCCGCGACCGTCTTCGGCATCATTCTCGGGACCGGGGTCGGCGGCGGCATCGTCATCGAGCGCCGGGTGCTGACCGGTGCCAACGCCATCGCCGGCGAGTGGGGCCACAATCCGCTGCCGCTACCGGCCACCGACGATTTGCCGCTGCCGCCCTGTTACTGCGGGCGAGCCGGCTGTATCGAAACCTATCTTTCCGGCCCGGCCCTGGCGGCCGACCATTTCAGGCATACCGGCCAACAGCTCGATACGGCCTGCATCGAAGCGCGGGCGACGGCCGGCGATACGGCCTGCGAAGCGACCCTGCGGCGCTACGAAGATCGGCTCGGTCGAGCGTTGGCTGGCGTCATCAACATCCTCGACCCGGCAGTCATCGTCCTCGGTGGCGGCCTGTCCAACATCTCCCGCCTCTATCGCAATCTGCCCGCCTGCTGCGCGCCGCACGTTTTTTCCGATGTTTTGTGCACCAAAATCCGCCCGCCGACACATGGGGATTCCTCGGGGGTGCGGGGCGCAGCGTGGTTGTGGGATTGA
- a CDS encoding class I SAM-dependent methyltransferase, whose amino-acid sequence MSVDTTANPFQSGTDENERLALEECVKRQRYDRRVSVLILPAGHCELATEIAHLGAQVTAADTPAKRHDIEGRILAGGLRDNVSYAAGEITNLPDDLPGEPFDIVVLRRGLCSMPYEQARSVVRQLLLKLKIGGKLYISILGLHSELGDGYPGGEQLVEQRFTELSPSVAKKYGITHPVCLYSERNLFMLLLDAGASVLRTLTTTYGNVKGVAVRV is encoded by the coding sequence ATGAGCGTAGATACTACAGCCAATCCCTTCCAGTCGGGAACAGACGAAAACGAACGTCTGGCCCTGGAAGAATGTGTCAAGCGCCAGCGTTACGACCGCCGCGTTTCCGTATTGATCCTGCCGGCCGGGCATTGCGAACTGGCCACTGAAATTGCCCATCTTGGCGCCCAGGTAACTGCCGCGGATACGCCTGCCAAGCGGCACGACATCGAAGGGCGGATTCTCGCCGGCGGCCTGCGCGACAATGTTTCCTACGCCGCCGGCGAAATAACGAACCTGCCGGACGATCTGCCGGGCGAGCCTTTCGACATCGTCGTCCTCCGCCGTGGACTGTGCAGCATGCCCTACGAGCAGGCACGCAGCGTCGTCCGCCAATTACTGTTGAAGCTGAAGATCGGCGGCAAGCTCTACATATCCATTCTCGGTCTGCATTCGGAACTGGGCGATGGCTACCCGGGCGGCGAACAGCTGGTAGAACAGCGCTTCACCGAGCTTTCGCCGAGCGTCGCGAAAAAATACGGAATCACCCACCCAGTCTGCCTTTACAGCGAACGCAACCTGTTCATGCTGTTGCTTGACGCCGGAGCCAGCGTATTGCGCACGCTGACCACCACCTACGGCAATGTCAAAGGCGTTGCCGTGCGGGTTTGA
- a CDS encoding DUF1840 domain-containing protein — MLVRFDSSETGEILMFADAAKDLLQAIGKETTARGAFTQAEMAGAAELLRQAVKRAEGPPPDDVEDANGKKVPVVVFGQRAWPLIDMLERTARGGAKANIVWEAASDF, encoded by the coding sequence ATGCTAGTTAGATTTGATTCGAGCGAGACCGGCGAGATACTGATGTTTGCCGATGCGGCAAAGGATCTGTTGCAGGCCATCGGCAAGGAAACGACGGCGCGTGGCGCCTTTACCCAGGCCGAAATGGCCGGGGCCGCCGAGTTGTTGCGGCAAGCGGTGAAGCGCGCCGAAGGGCCGCCGCCCGACGACGTCGAAGATGCCAACGGCAAGAAAGTTCCGGTTGTGGTGTTCGGCCAACGGGCCTGGCCGCTGATCGACATGCTGGAACGCACCGCACGCGGCGGTGCGAAGGCCAATATCGTCTGGGAAGCGGCCAGCGATTTTTGA
- a CDS encoding N-acetylmuramoyl-L-alanine amidase family protein, whose amino-acid sequence MTFLRILLFILAWLSTAALSAAPLVAVDVGHGIKDSGAISARGRPEFEFNRQLAGVLANALIDHGLAVREINFAGDIGSLAERPQQAVGSDFFIALHHDSVSERYLQFWEWDGRQASYTEVKRGFGIFVSAQNPDLATSLRCASTIGAVLRRAGFIPTPWHSRKHVPADAENGVWYYDNLVVLYRTTLPAVLFEAGVIKHREEELELLDPERQARMADALATGIAACLYVKEISVPE is encoded by the coding sequence ATGACTTTCCTGCGCATTCTGCTTTTTATCCTCGCTTGGCTGTCTACCGCAGCGTTATCGGCAGCGCCGCTGGTCGCTGTCGATGTCGGACACGGCATCAAGGATAGTGGTGCGATCAGTGCGCGTGGCCGCCCCGAATTCGAGTTCAATCGGCAGCTCGCCGGGGTGCTGGCGAACGCCCTGATCGACCATGGGCTGGCGGTTCGCGAAATCAATTTTGCCGGCGATATCGGCAGCCTGGCCGAGCGTCCGCAGCAGGCGGTCGGCAGCGATTTCTTCATCGCCTTGCATCATGATTCGGTCAGCGAGCGTTACCTGCAGTTCTGGGAGTGGGATGGGCGCCAGGCGAGTTATACCGAGGTCAAGCGCGGCTTCGGCATTTTCGTCTCGGCGCAGAATCCCGATCTCGCCACCAGCCTGCGCTGTGCCTCGACCATTGGCGCCGTGCTGCGGCGGGCCGGCTTCATCCCGACGCCCTGGCACAGCCGCAAGCATGTTCCGGCCGACGCCGAGAATGGCGTCTGGTATTACGACAATCTCGTCGTTCTCTACCGGACGACGCTGCCGGCCGTGCTTTTCGAGGCCGGGGTGATCAAGCATCGGGAAGAAGAACTGGAGCTGCTCGATCCGGAGCGTCAGGCCAGAATGGCCGATGCGCTGGCCACCGGCATCGCCGCCTGCCTGTACGTCAAAGAAATATCGGTTCCGGAGTAA
- the murB gene encoding UDP-N-acetylmuramate dehydrogenase has product MPPEQNVDLTPFNTLALPGQAARYQRITTPEQLTAANLANEKRFILGGGSNLVLTGDFPGLILHMAIPGKRLLTEDAEAWYIEAGAGENWHDFVQWALAQGWPGLENLSLIPGTVGAAPIQNIGAYGLEVGECFHSLTAWDFEKQAVVGFDRKSCRFAYRDSLFKQQGWHLNGRMAITSVVFRLPKAWRPNIRYADVTQQLAAQEVARPTPLDIAAAIIAVRQRKLPDPTQIPNTGSFFHNPVVEASLAERIAADYPGLPRYPQPDGRVKLAAGWLIEQAGWKGKDLGPVGMYEKQALVLVNRGGATGADVLRTMAAVQAAVQARFGVALTPEPIFL; this is encoded by the coding sequence ATGCCCCCCGAACAAAACGTGGACCTCACCCCCTTCAACACCCTCGCCCTCCCCGGCCAGGCCGCCCGCTACCAACGAATTACCACCCCCGAGCAGTTGACCGCGGCCAACCTGGCCAACGAGAAGCGTTTCATCCTCGGTGGCGGCAGCAATCTGGTGTTAACCGGCGATTTCCCCGGTCTGATCCTGCACATGGCGATCCCCGGCAAGCGGCTGCTAACGGAAGACGCCGAGGCTTGGTACATCGAAGCCGGCGCCGGCGAAAACTGGCATGACTTCGTGCAATGGGCGCTGGCGCAAGGCTGGCCGGGACTGGAGAACCTCAGCCTGATTCCCGGCACGGTCGGGGCCGCGCCGATCCAGAATATCGGCGCCTACGGGCTGGAAGTCGGCGAGTGTTTCCATTCACTGACCGCCTGGGATTTTGAAAAACAGGCTGTCGTCGGTTTTGACCGTAAATCCTGCCGCTTCGCCTACCGCGATAGCCTGTTCAAGCAGCAAGGCTGGCATTTGAACGGCCGGATGGCGATCACTTCGGTGGTTTTCCGTCTGCCGAAGGCCTGGCGGCCGAATATTCGCTACGCCGACGTGACGCAGCAACTGGCGGCGCAGGAAGTCGCCAGGCCGACGCCACTCGACATCGCCGCCGCGATCATCGCCGTGCGCCAGCGCAAGCTGCCCGACCCGACGCAGATTCCCAACACCGGCAGCTTTTTCCACAATCCCGTCGTCGAGGCCAGCCTGGCCGAACGGATCGCCGCCGATTACCCCGGCCTGCCGCGCTATCCGCAGCCGGATGGCCGGGTCAAGCTGGCCGCCGGCTGGCTGATCGAGCAGGCCGGCTGGAAAGGCAAAGACCTCGGACCGGTCGGCATGTACGAAAAACAGGCGCTGGTTCTGGTCAATCGCGGCGGCGCCACCGGCGCCGATGTCCTGCGCACCATGGCCGCGGTACAGGCGGCCGTCCAGGCGCGCTTCGGCGTGGCGCTTACTCCGGAACCGATATTTCTTTGA